From Kamptonema formosum PCC 6407, a single genomic window includes:
- a CDS encoding type I polyketide synthase has translation MTEKERQQVLFDGNATQTEFPDLCVHQLFEQQVAEQPDAIALIFNDRSLTYGELNTRANYVAQRLLSLACQPDDLIAICIERSAELFIGLLGILKAGCAYVPLDADYPADRIDYMLRNSSAGVLLTSNNVAQKLASTVPALQGCQLVCLDGEFEVFQEKTVCDTLQTEVSPNNLAYCIYTSGSTGNPKGVLMEHRSLVNMLWWHQQTRRSVRGVRTLQFCAVSFDFSFHEIFSTLCLGGTLVLVPDAVRQNPFALAEFISQQAIEKLFLPVTALLQLAEAADGSRHIPTALCEVITTGEQMRVTPAVANLFRHTGAILHNHYGATEFQDATTHNLDGDPESWPTLVPVGCPLHNVQVYILDEAQQPVPVGEEGEFCIGGVGVARGYHNLPDLTNEKFIPNPFLEFTKTSGQGGKLYRTGDLARYLPDGTIEHLGRIDHQVKIRGFRVELGEIETVLARHQAVRECVVVAREVTGDTQLVGYIIQNDTDGVSFEQLEPIWRRHLEEVLPEHMVPSRFIQLDVMPLTPSGKRDRHALPVPKRARPALSTPLVKPHTQTEQRLAEIWSRHLALDSVGIHDNFFELGGTSLLLTQAHKALHSVFDIQLSAVALFQYPTIQTLASHIDSQRHGSQNGESQKGAHENLSQRFSSRQSESAQSNIAIIAMAGRFPGAETIEQFWQNLCNGVESIAFFSDDELEQSSPDLSNNPNYVKAGAVLNEIDRFDADFFGYSPKEAAACDPQQRILLECAWEAFERAGYNPETYPGSVGVYAGSSLSTYLLNNICSDLGIITDRPFIETDMAQFQAKIGNDRSYLATRISYKLNLKGPSVNVQSACSTSLVAVHMACQSLISGESDMALAGGISVVVPHKGGYLYEEGMIRSRDGHCRAFDAEAQGTLFGNGGGLVLLKRLQDALDDRDRIVAVIKGSAINNDGALKMGYTAPSVDRQADVISEALARADVDASTIGYVETHGTGTKLGDPIEVAGLTQAFQRSTDSVLDARQCAIGSVKTNIGHLDEAAGIAGLIKAALAVQHGQIPPSLHYVKPNPQIDFDATPFFVNTELREWSRNGHPRRAGVSSFGVGGTNSHVVLEEPPVRETTATSSLPERSHHLLTLSAPTQKALHDLVQRYIHHIEAHPDLDLGDLCFTANTGRKHFEHRLAVVAESISGLQTQLKTAQTAISAQQENATPTIAFLFTGQGSQYVNMGRTLYDTEPTFRAALDRCDAILQQDLGIESILYVIFGSSEHSLSLDNTAYLQPALFAVEYALYQLWRSWGIQPTVVMGHSLGEYVAACVAGVFSLEDGLKLVAERGRLMQALPRDGSMISVTASEAEVTDFIRPYRGQVAIAAINGPQSVVISGQQEAIAAICATLETEKIRSERLNVSHAFHSPLMEPILDSFSQVAQEVTYSEPKIKLISNLTGQLASHEACTQEPQIATAEYWVRHVRQPVRFAAGMESLERQGANIFIEIGPKPVLLGMGRNCLPEGEGVWLPSLRPKQDDWQQLLSSLCKLYLAGVTVDWAGFDRGYARRRVPLPTYPWQRERYWVEPISSHQRSLPPATNTTKSTRYASVAQHPLLGQRLQLSRTQEIYFQSFIHSDSPIWVADHKVFGNVIIPGVAYFEMALAAGKALKPESTFWLEDVSIAQALIIPDEGKTVQIVLSPQEKSAYFFEILSLEQENSWVLHASGKLFVPEQLLETEPIDLMALQAHCSEEVAVDVLYQEEMARQMDMGPMMRGVKQLWRYPVSFAKSHDAIALAKVSLPEILLHEFNAYQFHPVLLDAGLQMITVSYPEASQGQTYVPVGIESLQVYDRPSSELWCRAQYRPPLSTDRKQDIDSPPKKLIADLHLFDTEGRAIAIMSGVQSVLVRREEMLRWRNAAPKASQDSWRNWLYQVVWKPQARFGLLPNYLPTPDNIRKRLETKLASAIVEADLATYGIAYTQLERLSLAYVVDAFQQMGWLFELGERFSTAQKGSELGVVDRHRQLFARLLDILAEAGILRGEKSMTTWEVISHPETIDLQVFLDRLEAKEAQAEIALVSRCGAKLAEVLQGRYDPIQLLFPAGDTTTLSKLYGEAKVLGVTNTLVQEAVLSALDQLPQERGWRILEIGAGTGGTTAYLLPHLPVDRTEYVFTDISSFFIGKARERFKDYPFVRYQVLNIEQAPQAQGFESLKYDLIVAADVLHTTSDLRQTLANVQQLLAPGGMLILMEDSEPARWADITFGLTEGWWKFTDRDLRPNHPLLSPDRWQMLLQEMGFSQTTALWPEIDGPHKLPREAAIVARKEPAVRTPRRWLLLADEEIGGLLAKRLRGEGEDCTLLLPGEKYAEIDSQTFTIAPTSLEDWKQLWKRVTNIQEIVHCWSMVSTDLEATTLLSCGSTLHLIQALASYPETPPRLSLVTLGAQAVNEHHVQNVVESALWGMGKVIAIEHPELGVVQVDLDPNTTVEAQVEALKGELFAIAEPASATVEVEQGGKGAG, from the coding sequence ATGACAGAGAAAGAACGTCAACAGGTTTTATTTGATGGGAACGCAACGCAAACTGAGTTTCCCGATCTCTGCGTTCACCAATTGTTTGAGCAACAAGTTGCAGAGCAACCGGACGCGATCGCACTCATTTTCAACGATCGATCCCTTACCTATGGGGAACTAAATACACGCGCTAACTACGTAGCCCAGCGTCTCTTGTCCCTAGCCTGCCAGCCTGATGACCTCATCGCCATCTGCATCGAGCGATCGGCTGAACTGTTCATTGGTTTGTTGGGTATCCTGAAGGCTGGATGTGCATACGTGCCGTTAGATGCAGATTATCCAGCCGATCGCATCGACTATATGTTGCGTAACTCTAGCGCAGGTGTGTTGCTGACATCAAACAACGTTGCCCAGAAACTTGCATCAACCGTACCTGCGCTGCAAGGGTGCCAGCTTGTTTGTTTGGATGGAGAGTTCGAGGTTTTTCAAGAAAAGACGGTCTGTGACACGCTACAAACAGAAGTTTCTCCCAACAATTTGGCCTACTGCATCTACACCTCTGGTTCCACTGGCAATCCCAAAGGGGTTTTGATGGAACATCGATCGCTGGTCAATATGCTCTGGTGGCATCAGCAGACGCGGCGATCGGTTCGGGGTGTCAGGACGTTGCAATTTTGTGCAGTGAGCTTTGACTTCTCTTTCCATGAGATATTCTCCACGCTCTGTCTTGGCGGGACGCTGGTCTTAGTTCCAGACGCAGTACGCCAAAATCCCTTTGCGCTGGCCGAGTTCATCAGCCAACAGGCGATCGAGAAATTGTTCCTGCCCGTCACGGCGCTGCTACAGTTAGCCGAGGCTGCCGATGGGAGCAGACACATCCCAACTGCGCTTTGCGAAGTCATCACCACAGGCGAACAGATGCGTGTTACACCCGCCGTCGCCAACCTCTTTCGACATACTGGGGCTATCTTGCATAACCACTACGGCGCAACGGAATTTCAAGATGCCACCACCCATAACTTAGATGGCGATCCAGAGAGTTGGCCGACGCTGGTGCCAGTGGGGTGTCCGCTGCACAATGTTCAAGTGTATATTCTGGATGAGGCCCAGCAACCTGTGCCTGTTGGTGAAGAGGGTGAGTTCTGTATTGGTGGTGTTGGCGTGGCGCGTGGCTATCACAATCTGCCCGATCTGACGAATGAGAAATTCATCCCCAATCCATTTCTGGAATTCACTAAGACTAGCGGGCAGGGGGGCAAACTCTACCGCACGGGCGACCTAGCACGCTACCTGCCCGACGGCACGATCGAGCATTTGGGACGCATAGATCATCAAGTCAAGATTCGCGGCTTCCGTGTAGAGCTAGGTGAAATTGAGACTGTGTTGGCACGTCATCAGGCTGTGCGCGAATGTGTCGTTGTGGCACGCGAGGTTACAGGTGATACGCAGTTGGTGGGGTATATCATCCAAAACGATACAGATGGAGTCAGTTTCGAGCAACTAGAACCCATCTGGCGGCGACATCTAGAAGAGGTGCTGCCAGAACACATGGTGCCCTCCCGATTTATCCAGCTCGACGTTATGCCGTTGACCCCCAGTGGAAAGCGCGATCGCCATGCCTTGCCTGTTCCCAAGCGTGCGCGTCCGGCTTTGTCCACGCCATTGGTCAAGCCTCATACGCAGACAGAGCAACGTCTGGCAGAAATTTGGAGTAGACATCTTGCACTGGATAGCGTTGGCATTCATGACAATTTCTTTGAGTTGGGGGGCACATCTCTGCTCTTGACCCAGGCGCACAAAGCATTGCACAGCGTCTTTGACATTCAACTGTCGGCTGTTGCGCTCTTTCAATATCCGACGATTCAGACATTGGCCAGTCATATCGACTCCCAGCGTCACGGAAGCCAAAACGGAGAAAGTCAAAAAGGCGCACACGAGAATCTAAGCCAGCGTTTTTCGTCTCGCCAATCTGAATCCGCCCAATCTAATATTGCCATCATCGCAATGGCTGGACGCTTTCCTGGGGCTGAAACCATCGAGCAATTTTGGCAAAATCTCTGCAATGGCGTTGAATCGATCGCCTTCTTCAGTGATGATGAGTTGGAGCAAAGTTCGCCAGATTTGAGCAACAATCCCAATTACGTCAAAGCAGGGGCGGTATTGAATGAAATCGATCGCTTTGACGCTGACTTTTTTGGCTACAGCCCCAAAGAAGCTGCCGCGTGCGATCCACAGCAGCGTATATTGCTCGAATGTGCATGGGAAGCCTTTGAACGCGCTGGCTACAACCCCGAAACGTATCCAGGGTCAGTTGGTGTTTATGCCGGTTCGAGCCTGAGTACCTATCTGCTCAACAATATCTGCTCCGATTTAGGCATCATTACCGATCGGCCTTTTATCGAAACGGATATGGCGCAGTTTCAAGCCAAAATTGGCAACGATCGCAGCTATCTCGCCACACGCATTTCCTACAAGCTCAACCTCAAAGGGCCGAGTGTCAATGTGCAGTCTGCCTGCTCAACCTCATTAGTAGCAGTCCACATGGCCTGCCAGAGTCTCATTAGTGGAGAGAGTGACATGGCTTTGGCGGGTGGCATCTCTGTGGTTGTCCCCCACAAAGGGGGCTATCTCTATGAAGAGGGCATGATTCGATCGCGGGATGGTCACTGTCGCGCCTTTGATGCAGAAGCGCAGGGGACTCTCTTTGGCAATGGAGGTGGCTTGGTCTTGCTCAAACGCTTGCAGGATGCGCTGGACGATCGCGATCGCATTGTGGCTGTTATCAAAGGTTCGGCCATCAACAACGACGGGGCCCTCAAGATGGGCTACACAGCTCCAAGCGTAGATAGACAGGCCGATGTTATTAGTGAAGCACTCGCCAGGGCCGACGTGGATGCCAGCACTATCGGTTATGTGGAAACGCACGGCACAGGCACCAAACTGGGCGACCCGATTGAAGTTGCAGGGTTAACACAGGCATTTCAGCGCAGTACGGACAGCGTACTTGATGCACGGCAATGTGCCATAGGTTCAGTTAAAACTAACATCGGTCACTTGGATGAAGCGGCAGGCATTGCTGGTTTGATCAAGGCGGCGTTGGCTGTGCAACATGGGCAGATTCCACCGAGCTTGCACTATGTCAAACCCAACCCCCAGATTGATTTTGACGCAACCCCGTTCTTTGTCAACACGGAATTACGCGAATGGTCAAGGAATGGTCATCCGCGACGGGCGGGAGTGAGTTCTTTTGGTGTCGGTGGAACCAACAGCCATGTTGTGCTGGAAGAACCTCCTGTGCGAGAAACCACAGCGACTTCCTCTTTGCCAGAACGGAGTCATCACCTATTAACGCTCTCTGCCCCTACACAAAAGGCTTTACACGATCTGGTGCAACGCTACATCCACCATATCGAGGCACACCCCGATCTTGACTTAGGCGACCTCTGTTTCACAGCCAACACAGGACGCAAGCATTTTGAGCATCGTTTGGCAGTGGTGGCCGAATCAATTTCAGGCTTGCAAACACAACTCAAAACTGCACAGACTGCGATTTCAGCACAACAAGAAAATGCCACACCGACGATCGCTTTCCTGTTTACAGGACAAGGTTCGCAGTACGTCAATATGGGACGCACACTCTACGATACTGAACCAACATTCCGAGCAGCCCTCGATCGCTGTGATGCCATCCTGCAACAAGATTTAGGGATCGAGTCCATTCTCTATGTCATTTTTGGCTCATCTGAGCATAGCCTCTCGTTAGATAACACGGCCTATCTCCAGCCCGCCCTCTTTGCCGTCGAATATGCGCTCTATCAGTTATGGCGCTCGTGGGGCATCCAGCCGACCGTAGTGATGGGTCATAGCTTGGGTGAATACGTGGCCGCTTGTGTGGCGGGGGTCTTTAGCCTGGAAGATGGGCTTAAACTGGTTGCAGAGCGGGGACGGCTGATGCAGGCGCTTCCTCGTGATGGGAGCATGATTTCTGTGACGGCAAGTGAGGCGGAGGTTACAGATTTCATTCGGCCTTATAGGGGACAGGTGGCGATCGCAGCGATTAATGGCCCCCAAAGTGTTGTAATTTCTGGGCAACAGGAAGCGATTGCTGCTATTTGTGCCACGTTGGAAACTGAGAAAATCAGAAGCGAGAGGCTAAACGTCTCCCATGCCTTCCACTCGCCGCTAATGGAACCGATATTGGACTCTTTCTCGCAGGTTGCACAAGAGGTGACATACTCGGAACCGAAAATCAAGCTCATCTCCAATTTGACGGGACAATTGGCAAGCCATGAAGCTTGTACCCAGGAACCCCAAATCGCCACCGCAGAGTATTGGGTGCGCCATGTGCGGCAGCCTGTCCGATTTGCGGCAGGAATGGAGAGCCTGGAGCGTCAAGGGGCAAACATATTTATAGAAATCGGCCCCAAACCCGTTCTTTTGGGCATGGGACGCAACTGCTTGCCTGAAGGTGAGGGGGTTTGGTTGCCTAGTTTGCGCCCGAAACAGGATGATTGGCAACAGCTATTAAGTAGTTTGTGCAAGCTTTACTTAGCAGGTGTGACCGTCGATTGGGCAGGTTTCGATCGGGGGTATGCTCGTCGCCGCGTGCCACTACCGACTTATCCTTGGCAGCGAGAGCGGTATTGGGTAGAGCCAATTAGTAGTCATCAGCGATCGCTACCACCAGCCACAAATACTACCAAGTCAACTCGCTACGCCAGCGTGGCACAGCATCCTCTGCTTGGTCAACGGCTCCAGTTGTCGCGTACTCAAGAGATTTACTTTCAAAGCTTCATCCACTCCGACTCCCCAATTTGGGTAGCCGATCATAAAGTATTTGGAAATGTCATCATTCCGGGCGTTGCCTATTTCGAGATGGCACTGGCAGCAGGGAAAGCACTTAAACCAGAAAGTACATTCTGGCTCGAAGATGTGTCGATCGCACAAGCACTCATTATTCCCGATGAAGGGAAAACTGTGCAAATAGTTTTAAGCCCACAAGAAAAGTCCGCTTATTTTTTTGAAATCCTCTCCTTAGAACAAGAAAACTCTTGGGTGCTTCATGCCTCTGGTAAGCTATTCGTCCCAGAGCAATTGCTAGAAACCGAGCCCATCGACTTGATGGCGTTACAGGCACATTGTTCTGAAGAAGTAGCGGTAGACGTGCTTTATCAGGAAGAAATGGCGCGTCAGATGGATATGGGGCCAATGATGCGGGGGGTGAAGCAGCTTTGGCGTTATCCAGTCTCATTTGCCAAAAGCCATGATGCGATCGCACTCGCCAAGGTTAGCTTGCCAGAAATCTTGCTTCACGAGTTTAATGCCTACCAATTCCATCCCGTACTCTTGGATGCGGGGCTTCAAATGATAACGGTCTCTTATCCTGAAGCCAGCCAAGGTCAGACTTATGTACCCGTTGGCATTGAGAGTCTGCAAGTCTACGATCGTCCTAGTTCAGAACTGTGGTGTCGCGCCCAATATCGGCCTCCTTTGAGTACAGATCGAAAGCAGGATATTGATTCGCCACCAAAGAAACTGATTGCAGACCTTCATCTATTTGATACCGAGGGACGTGCGATCGCCATTATGTCCGGCGTGCAATCTGTCCTCGTGCGCCGTGAAGAAATGTTGCGATGGCGAAACGCCGCGCCGAAGGCATCGCAAGACTCTTGGCGAAATTGGCTTTATCAGGTCGTGTGGAAACCTCAAGCGCGTTTTGGACTCTTACCGAATTACCTGCCAACGCCAGATAATATTCGCAAACGCCTCGAAACAAAGTTAGCTTCGGCGATCGTCGAAGCAGATTTGGCAACTTATGGTATCGCCTATACCCAACTCGAAAGGTTAAGTCTGGCTTACGTTGTGGACGCTTTCCAACAAATGGGGTGGCTGTTTGAACTCGGCGAACGTTTTTCCACTGCCCAGAAGGGCTCGGAGTTGGGGGTTGTCGATCGACATCGGCAACTGTTCGCTCGTTTGCTCGATATCCTAGCCGAAGCAGGAATACTCCGAGGCGAAAAGTCGATGACGACATGGGAAGTTATTTCACACCCTGAAACGATTGACCTACAGGTGTTTCTCGATCGACTCGAAGCAAAAGAAGCACAAGCTGAGATCGCACTGGTCTCGCGTTGCGGTGCAAAATTGGCAGAAGTACTACAAGGAAGATACGACCCCATACAGTTGCTCTTCCCTGCGGGCGACACAACAACATTAAGCAAGCTCTATGGCGAAGCCAAAGTTTTAGGTGTCACGAATACTCTCGTACAAGAAGCGGTTCTTTCAGCCCTCGATCAGTTACCGCAGGAACGTGGTTGGCGAATTTTAGAGATTGGTGCTGGCACAGGCGGAACCACAGCCTACTTGTTACCGCATCTGCCTGTCGATCGCACAGAATATGTCTTTACCGACATCAGTTCCTTTTTTATCGGCAAAGCGAGAGAGCGCTTTAAAGATTACCCGTTTGTGCGCTATCAGGTATTAAACATCGAACAAGCGCCACAGGCGCAAGGATTTGAATCCCTAAAGTACGATTTAATCGTGGCGGCGGATGTATTACATACTACTAGCGACTTGCGTCAAACGCTGGCAAATGTCCAGCAATTGTTGGCACCAGGCGGGATGTTGATCCTGATGGAAGACAGCGAACCCGCACGTTGGGCCGATATAACTTTTGGCTTAACAGAAGGCTGGTGGAAGTTTACAGACCGTGACTTACGCCCCAACCATCCGCTATTGTCTCCCGATCGCTGGCAAATGTTGTTGCAAGAAATGGGATTCAGCCAAACAACTGCTTTATGGCCAGAAATAGATGGCCCCCATAAATTGCCACGCGAGGCGGCGATCGTGGCGCGTAAGGAACCAGCAGTCAGAACACCGCGAAGATGGCTGCTCTTGGCTGATGAGGAGATTGGTGGGCTACTAGCAAAACGGTTGCGTGGAGAAGGAGAGGATTGTACGCTCCTTTTACCAGGGGAAAAGTACGCAGAGATAGACTCGCAAACGTTCACGATCGCTCCTACAAGCCTTGAAGATTGGAAACAATTGTGGAAGCGGGTAACAAACATCCAAGAAATCGTGCATTGTTGGAGCATGGTTTCGACTGACTTGGAGGCGACCACTCTTTTAAGTTGTGGCAGTACGCTGCACTTAATTCAAGCGCTGGCAAGCTATCCAGAAACCCCTCCTCGCTTGTCACTGGTTACGTTGGGCGCACAAGCCGTCAACGAACATCACGTTCAAAATGTGGTTGAATCGGCTCTGTGGGGGATGGGAAAAGTAATTGCGATCGAACACCCAGAGCTAGGGGTGGTGCAAGTGGATTTAGACCCCAATACGACAGTTGAGGCGCAAGTGGAAGCGCTTAAGGGCGAACTTTTCGCGATCGCAGAGCCTGCATCAGCAACAGTGGAAGTAGAGCAGGGGGGCAAGGGGGCAGGG
- a CDS encoding arginine deiminase family protein translates to MQKRIVNAWNEWDELEEIVVGIADDAYFEPTEPGNHPTLRDKNIAEILPFPRGLKKQEVTEKANEELNGLVALLESHCVTVRRPEKHNFGVSVKTPLFEVENQYCAVCPRDVLITFGNEILEATMSRRSRFFEYLPYRKLVYEYWHNDPYMIWNTAPKPSMQDAMYREEFWEWPLEERFKRMHDFEFCITQDEVIFDAADCSRFGCDIFVQESMTTNRLGIRWLKRHLEPRGFRVHDVHFPLDLFPSHIDCTFVPLAPGVVLTNPERPIKEGEEKLFMDNDWQFIEAAQPTSSNEEMPMFCQSSKWLAMNVLSISPKKVICEAQEHRLHDLLDKHGFEVYPIPFRNVYEFGGSLHCATWDIRRRGTCENYFPKLNYTPLAATTNGVSCFIMYSNRQGD, encoded by the coding sequence ATGCAAAAAAGAATTGTTAATGCCTGGAATGAATGGGATGAACTAGAAGAGATAGTGGTCGGGATTGCAGATGATGCCTATTTTGAACCGACTGAGCCAGGCAACCACCCCACTTTACGCGACAAAAACATTGCGGAAATATTACCTTTCCCCAGGGGGCTGAAAAAGCAAGAAGTCACAGAGAAAGCTAATGAGGAGTTGAATGGGCTGGTAGCACTTCTAGAATCACACTGCGTAACTGTGCGCCGCCCAGAGAAACATAACTTTGGCGTGTCTGTGAAAACGCCGCTCTTTGAGGTAGAGAATCAATATTGTGCGGTCTGCCCGCGTGATGTTTTGATCACCTTTGGTAACGAAATTCTCGAAGCAACTATGTCTCGGCGATCGCGTTTCTTCGAGTATCTGCCTTATCGCAAGCTAGTCTACGAATACTGGCACAACGATCCTTATATGATCTGGAATACTGCGCCCAAACCGAGTATGCAGGATGCCATGTATCGCGAAGAGTTCTGGGAGTGGCCGCTAGAAGAGCGCTTTAAGCGGATGCACGATTTTGAATTTTGCATAACCCAGGATGAGGTGATTTTTGATGCGGCAGACTGTAGCCGTTTTGGCTGTGATATCTTTGTGCAGGAGTCCATGACGACCAATCGTCTAGGAATTCGCTGGCTCAAACGGCATTTGGAGCCACGCGGCTTCCGCGTGCATGATGTTCACTTCCCACTAGATCTTTTTCCCTCCCACATTGACTGTACCTTTGTCCCGTTGGCACCTGGCGTTGTGCTAACGAATCCAGAGCGCCCCATCAAAGAGGGCGAAGAGAAACTCTTCATGGACAACGATTGGCAATTCATCGAAGCAGCACAACCCACTTCAAGCAACGAGGAGATGCCCATGTTCTGCCAGTCAAGCAAATGGTTGGCGATGAATGTGTTGAGCATCTCGCCCAAGAAGGTTATCTGCGAAGCGCAAGAGCATCGGCTTCATGATTTGCTCGACAAGCACGGCTTTGAGGTCTACCCGATTCCCTTCCGCAATGTCTATGAGTTTGGCGGCTCTCTGCACTGTGCAACGTGGGATATCCGTCGCAGGGGAACCTGTGAAAATTACTTCCCTAAACTAAACTACACGCCGCTAGCTGCAACAACCAATGGCGTGTCCTGCTTCATTATGTATAGCAACCGCCAGGGCGATTAG